In the Arthrobacter sp. 31Y genome, one interval contains:
- a CDS encoding FG-GAP repeat domain-containing protein, translating into MSSPTVGRTIPTLDVTEPAFGTETVTDFLRDGYWLEAADIDGDGKPDLVGYGLKVGEIYWYKNPTWEKKLVLDKIKEPVGMDFGDITGDGTTDLVVCYQLYGPGGTIHHADPEGGKIDWLENPGNPSEATENWKRHYVGRAIGMHRLRVGHFTRTDKIQIIGFPIVAVEDVHAVLPVVLFTPTDDPRAEWDREIISDSDFRMIHGVAKKGGLIPGSPLDSILMASDEGVTWLYFDQDNSTWAWEHIGDGEESQFEKTTFKGSGDVDGGRVGDDPLAYVAAIEPFHGNTVAVYVRSGGDAEAAGWTRHLLDIYGDPNENGEGPGHTVMCRDFDGDGDDEFLIGLRGPDPWQGAYYYKAVDLAKGLFLKWKVSGESIARIVAGDFTGRGVEDFATISYSVQHYFVAPKAEITLHPNNTVQREGSM; encoded by the coding sequence ATGAGCTCACCCACAGTAGGCAGGACCATACCAACCCTTGACGTCACCGAACCGGCCTTCGGGACAGAAACAGTCACCGATTTCCTGCGAGACGGCTACTGGCTCGAAGCTGCAGACATTGACGGCGACGGCAAACCCGACCTCGTCGGCTACGGCCTCAAAGTAGGTGAAATCTACTGGTACAAGAACCCCACCTGGGAAAAGAAGCTGGTGCTCGACAAGATCAAAGAACCTGTGGGGATGGACTTCGGTGACATCACTGGCGATGGCACCACCGACCTGGTCGTCTGCTACCAGCTTTACGGTCCCGGCGGGACGATCCATCACGCTGACCCCGAAGGCGGGAAGATCGATTGGCTGGAAAACCCAGGCAATCCGTCCGAAGCGACTGAAAACTGGAAACGGCACTACGTCGGTCGCGCCATTGGCATGCATCGCCTGCGCGTCGGCCACTTCACCCGCACCGACAAAATCCAGATCATCGGATTCCCTATCGTCGCCGTCGAAGACGTCCACGCCGTCCTACCCGTGGTGCTGTTCACTCCAACCGATGATCCGCGAGCCGAATGGGACCGGGAAATCATCAGCGACTCCGACTTCAGGATGATCCACGGTGTCGCCAAGAAAGGCGGACTGATTCCCGGCTCACCGCTGGATTCGATCCTCATGGCATCCGATGAAGGCGTCACGTGGCTCTACTTCGACCAGGACAACAGCACCTGGGCTTGGGAGCACATCGGCGACGGTGAGGAAAGCCAATTCGAGAAGACAACGTTCAAAGGTAGCGGAGACGTCGACGGCGGCCGTGTCGGCGATGACCCCCTTGCTTATGTCGCAGCCATCGAACCCTTCCACGGCAACACCGTTGCCGTGTATGTCCGCAGCGGGGGAGACGCTGAAGCGGCCGGCTGGACCCGGCACCTGTTGGACATCTACGGGGACCCGAACGAGAACGGTGAAGGCCCGGGTCACACCGTCATGTGCAGGGACTTCGACGGCGATGGAGACGATGAATTCCTGATCGGCCTCCGCGGTCCCGATCCTTGGCAGGGCGCCTATTACTACAAGGCCGTGGACCTGGCCAAGGGTCTGTTCCTGAAATGGAAAGTCTCCGGGGAATCCATTGCCCGGATCGTCGCCGGGGACTTCACCGGACGCGGCGTCGAAGATTTCGCCACCATCTCCTACTCGGTCCAGCACTACTTCGTCGCTCCCAAAGCTGAAATCACTCTGCACCCGAACAACACCGTCCAACGTGAAGGATCCATGTGA
- the wecB gene encoding non-hydrolyzing UDP-N-acetylglucosamine 2-epimerase: MKTIGIIFGTRPEAVKFAPIIHALAQDPRFRPVLISTGQHREMLDSTLEEFGITPDVELRIMKEQQTLSQVTHRILEGLCTGDHIEGLDAVMVHGDTATTLAGALAALHRSVPIIHVEAGLRSGNNYSPFPEEVNRKLVAQVAALHLAPTPGNSANLIREGVREHSIVITGNTIVDALQWGMNNLRGYGEPSLSDLDDDPRKVILSTTHRRESHGRPMREIAAALADIARRREDVRIVVPLHLNPKVREVMVPVLTGIPNVDMVDPLPYLSFCRLLQRSDLILSDSSGAEEEGPALGKPTLVLREITERRESILTGSSRLVSRNRGQIVHEVERLLDDPNAYMEMATAINPYGDGKATERTVAAVAHYFRLGPAAMPFVPGADFVPTPTRTAA, from the coding sequence ATGAAAACCATTGGAATTATCTTCGGTACACGACCCGAAGCTGTGAAGTTCGCCCCCATCATCCACGCTTTGGCCCAGGACCCACGTTTCCGCCCGGTCCTGATTTCCACAGGCCAGCACCGCGAAATGCTGGACAGCACGTTGGAAGAGTTCGGCATCACCCCGGATGTTGAACTGCGCATCATGAAAGAACAGCAGACCCTCTCTCAAGTGACCCACCGGATCCTAGAAGGGCTCTGCACCGGGGACCACATTGAGGGCCTTGACGCCGTCATGGTCCATGGTGACACCGCCACCACCCTTGCTGGCGCCTTGGCTGCACTGCACCGTTCCGTGCCCATCATCCACGTCGAAGCCGGGTTGCGGAGTGGGAACAACTACTCACCGTTCCCCGAGGAAGTGAACCGGAAGCTCGTGGCACAGGTTGCTGCCCTCCACCTGGCACCAACGCCGGGAAACAGCGCCAACCTGATCCGTGAAGGCGTCCGGGAACACTCAATCGTGATCACCGGGAACACGATCGTTGACGCCCTGCAGTGGGGAATGAACAACCTTCGCGGCTACGGGGAACCGTCGTTGTCAGATCTCGATGACGATCCTCGGAAGGTGATTCTCTCCACAACGCATCGGCGTGAAAGCCACGGCCGCCCCATGCGGGAGATCGCCGCGGCACTGGCCGACATTGCCCGGCGCCGGGAGGACGTCCGGATTGTTGTTCCACTGCACCTGAACCCGAAAGTACGCGAAGTCATGGTCCCCGTCCTGACCGGCATCCCCAACGTGGATATGGTGGACCCGCTCCCGTATCTGAGCTTCTGCAGGCTCCTGCAGCGCAGCGACCTGATCCTTTCGGACAGCTCGGGAGCCGAAGAAGAAGGCCCTGCCTTGGGTAAACCGACCCTGGTGTTGCGTGAAATCACCGAACGCCGCGAATCGATCCTGACCGGAAGTTCGCGCCTGGTCAGCCGAAACCGGGGCCAGATCGTCCACGAAGTTGAACGGCTCCTCGATGATCCGAATGCCTACATGGAGATGGCAACCGCGATCAATCCCTACGGTGACGGCAAAGCCACCGAGCGGACCGTTGCGGCCGTCGCCCACTACTTCCGGCTGGGCCCGGCCGCCATGCCATTTGTACCGGGTGCGGACTTCGTACCAACACCCACACGAACTGCAGCATGA
- a CDS encoding FAD-dependent oxidoreductase: MTTTEKPGIGRRFFMAGSAGTIAAASLAAMGTVNAPQAQAANGSANVPDGSVIKSGDSRYADLMTGNNQRFVSNPDYVRLITSTKDAEDAVREAVRTGKKVSVRSGGHCFADFVCNPSIQVILDVSPMNAVYYDKKMGAFVVEPGARLMNVYETLYKNWGVTVPGGICYSVGAGGHIAGGGYGLLSRSHGLVVDHLYAVEVVTVDVNRKVRTVTATRDDKGELGDLWWAHTGGGGGNWGIVTKYWFRSPGTKGKNPSEQLVKAPSTVLVSAISLPWDQLDETKFRRLITNFGAWHEKYRQPGTPESHLSSLFNVSSKAHGSLGMFTQIDAAAPDAKGVMERYVAAILDGVAITAEPVEKPNGEIPAMPEFFKTREIPWLQATRLVGTDNPVITNPTSRGAHKSAYLNQKFTDDQIAVLYRQMSRPDFTNPNTMLVLFSFGGQVNAVASDATANVQRQSAFKFCLQTFWPEAADDDFYLGWERETYEGMFKNTGGVPVPGDQLDGCYINYPDVDVASAEHNSSGVGWQTLYFKGNYPRLQKAKASWDPTNYFTHSLGIELPSGHAS, translated from the coding sequence ATGACCACCACCGAAAAACCCGGTATCGGACGCCGGTTCTTCATGGCCGGTTCCGCTGGCACCATCGCCGCTGCCTCCCTGGCCGCGATGGGAACAGTCAACGCCCCGCAAGCCCAGGCCGCCAACGGCTCCGCTAATGTTCCTGACGGTTCTGTCATCAAGTCCGGGGACTCCCGCTATGCGGACCTTATGACGGGCAACAACCAGCGGTTTGTCTCCAATCCCGACTATGTCCGGCTGATCACCAGCACCAAGGATGCCGAGGACGCCGTCCGTGAGGCGGTACGCACCGGCAAAAAGGTTTCCGTGAGAAGCGGAGGGCACTGCTTCGCGGATTTTGTCTGCAACCCTTCCATCCAGGTCATTCTCGATGTCTCCCCGATGAACGCGGTCTACTACGACAAAAAGATGGGCGCGTTTGTTGTCGAGCCGGGCGCGCGGCTGATGAACGTTTACGAAACGCTGTACAAGAACTGGGGCGTCACCGTCCCCGGAGGTATCTGCTACAGCGTTGGTGCCGGCGGCCACATCGCCGGCGGCGGCTACGGCCTGCTCTCACGCTCCCACGGCCTGGTCGTGGACCACCTTTACGCCGTCGAAGTGGTTACCGTGGACGTCAACCGTAAAGTCCGCACCGTCACTGCAACCCGTGATGACAAAGGTGAACTCGGTGACCTGTGGTGGGCACACACTGGCGGGGGAGGCGGGAACTGGGGAATCGTCACCAAATACTGGTTCCGGTCCCCGGGCACGAAGGGAAAGAACCCTTCCGAGCAACTGGTGAAAGCACCCTCCACTGTGTTGGTGAGCGCCATCTCCCTCCCTTGGGACCAACTGGACGAAACGAAGTTCCGGCGCCTCATCACCAACTTCGGAGCCTGGCACGAAAAGTACCGCCAACCCGGCACCCCCGAATCGCACTTGAGCAGCCTCTTCAACGTCAGCTCCAAGGCTCACGGCAGCTTGGGGATGTTCACGCAAATCGATGCCGCAGCCCCGGACGCCAAAGGCGTCATGGAACGCTATGTGGCGGCGATCCTTGACGGGGTCGCCATCACCGCCGAACCCGTGGAGAAGCCCAACGGGGAAATCCCAGCTATGCCGGAGTTCTTCAAGACCCGGGAAATCCCCTGGCTGCAGGCCACCCGTCTCGTGGGGACAGACAACCCGGTGATCACCAACCCCACCAGTCGCGGCGCCCATAAGTCCGCATACCTGAACCAGAAGTTCACCGATGACCAGATCGCGGTGCTCTACCGGCAGATGAGTCGGCCTGACTTCACCAACCCGAACACGATGCTGGTTCTCTTCTCTTTCGGCGGACAAGTCAACGCCGTCGCTTCAGATGCCACAGCCAACGTCCAGCGCCAATCAGCGTTCAAATTCTGCCTGCAAACGTTCTGGCCGGAAGCCGCCGATGACGACTTCTACCTGGGCTGGGAGCGCGAAACATACGAGGGCATGTTCAAGAACACCGGTGGGGTACCCGTGCCCGGCGACCAGCTCGATGGCTGCTACATCAACTACCCGGACGTCGATGTAGCCAGCGCAGAGCACAACAGCTCCGGCGTGGGCTGGCAAACCCTCTACTTCAAAGGCAACTACCCCCGGCTCCAAAAGGCCAAGGCCAGCTGGGACCCAACCAACTACTTCACCCACAGCCTCGGCATTGAACTCCCGTCAGGACATGCCTCATGA
- a CDS encoding MFS transporter produces the protein MPLGLLALAAGGFGIGLTEFVILGLLPEVAADFAVSIPVAGHLVSGYALSVAVGGVLVTAATAALRPKSVLCALMVLFILGNLLSAVAGDYGTMFVGRVVAALCHGAFFGIGAVLASKLVTPDRKARAISIMFAGLTIANVLGVPMGTFLGQQLGWRSTFWAITIVGVIALAGLIAYVPAQDAVERGPGQLRRELGAFTSGQVWVSILVTVFGFGAMFGAFTYIAPMLTDLAGMPAGAVPWMLVIFGAGLFTGNIVGGKAADGNLDKSLLVLLSTLTVVLLVFTITVHNPWAAAVTLFLLGAVGFAAVPGMQTRVLSFAYRAPTLASGVNISAFNLGNAIGAYLGGTTIAAGLGLSSPIWVGAGLALIAVALMAAASLKLRRKNTSPSGSPESTPSPELTRKVLS, from the coding sequence ATGCCGTTGGGCCTGCTCGCCCTCGCCGCAGGCGGGTTCGGGATCGGCCTCACAGAGTTCGTCATCCTTGGACTGTTGCCGGAAGTAGCGGCGGACTTCGCCGTCAGCATCCCGGTCGCCGGGCACTTGGTTTCCGGCTACGCCCTCAGCGTCGCCGTCGGAGGGGTCCTTGTTACTGCAGCGACGGCGGCCCTTCGCCCCAAGAGCGTTCTGTGCGCCTTGATGGTGCTCTTTATCCTGGGAAACCTGCTTTCAGCGGTGGCCGGTGACTACGGCACCATGTTCGTGGGACGGGTGGTGGCTGCGTTGTGCCACGGAGCGTTCTTCGGGATCGGTGCCGTACTTGCATCAAAACTGGTCACCCCCGACCGCAAAGCCCGGGCTATCTCCATCATGTTCGCAGGGCTGACCATCGCAAACGTCCTCGGCGTTCCAATGGGCACCTTCCTGGGCCAACAGCTCGGATGGAGGTCCACCTTTTGGGCGATCACCATCGTGGGGGTGATCGCCCTTGCCGGGCTGATCGCCTACGTACCGGCGCAAGACGCCGTCGAACGGGGACCAGGGCAGCTGCGTCGTGAACTGGGGGCATTCACCTCCGGACAAGTCTGGGTCTCCATCCTGGTCACTGTCTTCGGATTTGGGGCCATGTTCGGGGCCTTCACTTACATCGCACCGATGCTCACCGACCTTGCCGGGATGCCGGCAGGTGCGGTGCCGTGGATGCTGGTCATCTTCGGCGCCGGGTTGTTCACCGGGAACATCGTCGGCGGCAAGGCCGCTGACGGGAACCTGGATAAGTCTTTGTTGGTTCTCTTGTCGACCCTGACCGTTGTACTGCTGGTTTTCACCATTACTGTTCATAACCCATGGGCAGCAGCCGTGACCTTGTTCCTCCTTGGGGCCGTCGGATTCGCCGCCGTCCCCGGCATGCAAACCCGTGTGCTGTCCTTCGCCTACAGGGCACCCACTCTGGCCTCCGGAGTCAACATCTCCGCTTTCAACCTTGGCAATGCCATCGGCGCCTACCTCGGTGGAACAACCATCGCCGCCGGGCTAGGACTCTCATCACCGATCTGGGTCGGGGCAGGACTCGCCCTCATCGCGGTAGCACTCATGGCGGCGGCCTCATTGAAGCTGCGCCGAAAAAACACCTCCCCCTCCGGTTCACCGGAAAGCACACCATCACCGGAACTCACACGAAAGGTACTCTCATGA